A window of Daphnia carinata strain CSIRO-1 chromosome 5, CSIRO_AGI_Dcar_HiC_V3, whole genome shotgun sequence genomic DNA:
AGGAACATTTCAAGTTCACAATGATTCACACACCATAGATTGCCATGGGCTGCATCAAGTATTTAATCCAATTTACTTGTTTAAAATCAAGTCACTCTATTAacaatctttaaaaaatgaagaatgcaGCAACACATTCAAGTAAATCACACAAAAACATTGTACACCTAACTTGGACCCCTCCAACTGATTTCGCGGGCGACGtgatttttaagtaaaaaaaattaataataaataacaaattagcGATATCTCGTAGCATTGCTTTATTTCATGCATTCTATTCTCCCATTTGTTTAAATAGGACAACTTACGTGGCATCTAAAAAGCTTTTCTGGGTGAATCAGGTTTCCAGTCCTGTGCGTGTTAAGTTAGCGGTCTCGCGCGAAGATGAGATAAGtgccaaaacatttttaatgccggtacataacattttttttcttacattacATAACAGTAATTTCATATGCTAATCTGATACTTCAACTATTTTTCACATCTTACAGAATGACATTTCCGAAGCAAAATTGTACGAAGAAATTGCTTATTTGGAATCGAGTCAATACATTAGTCTGTGGGTCATCTGCAGCTTGTTCATCGTGGGATTTTCCTGTGCCGTGCTAGCCAAGTTGATCCTGGCTTCCCACGCCAAGAAATATGCAACCCTCGAATCAATTTGAATGGCAATTTTTTCTGATGGAGTTTCGCTTCTCGATTACTACGTAGATTCGTAGTATATACAACACTTGAAAGCTCAAATAAGCTAAAAAATAGTTCCTTTGCTTTTAAACCACCCTCAGTCGTTCTTGAAATGTTCAAACAAATGGATGCACGATACTTTAAACCCTTCCTAAATTTTTACTGCTGACTGTAGTTGTCACTTTGGAAGATAAACAGAAGTAATTTTAAAGTTTCTTCCTTTGCATCTActagaaatttaaatttgacaCAGGAAAAGCAAACGCTTTTGATAGTCATCACGCTGATTCTGTTTACATGTAAATTGATTAGTTCCACTAGTGCTTATAACTATTTTTACCTAGCCAAAGATTCGTTGTAAAGCTGCTCCAGACGGGTCCGGTTCTATAGACTGTATTCGTCGTTGTAATTCTGCTACAAAAACGGTCTCTGTTTATAACTCTTGAAAAACCAttcctgaaaaagaaaaaagacccAGAAACTATCTGATGAAAGCTATGTCTTGAACCTGTTGATGAAAAAGGCAACAAAACAACTCAACTATCCCtgtttagaaaacaaaataaagaagagaaTAAATGAAAGCTACAATCCAAAGATGAGGCAAAATTTGACCACTGGAGCTAGGCCGTTGTGTTGTAGGTGGATCTTGCGTTGTTGATTCGGGAGCATTTTTCTGACAATTCATGCCCTCTTTAAAATgaatgaacaagaaattaGAATTCAACTGATGGGAAATGGGTTGGATGCGATGTGGTACTAACCTGAGCTCCATCCAACAGGTTCGCCGAGTTCTTTGTTCTTGGCAATCAGCCAATCTTCAAGTGGCTTAAAATATTCACGGAAGGCGCTGGCATCCATGCGGTCTTGTCCCGTAAGGGCTCGCATTGCTTCCGGCCAAGGTCGCGACGATCCCATAGCCAACATGGCTCTATGTAtgacccgaaaaaaaaatcaataaaacgtTAAGACATTACACCTAATttttatgttgaaaaaaaaaaaaatgataccCTAATTTAGCTCCCGCCTCTTTACTTCGGTAAAAATCGCATTCGTGGAGCGGTCGTGCAGGATTATTTGGATCATACTGACCAGCTGCGATGCACATGGATTTATAGAACTGGAACTGGATGACGAAACTCACAAAGTACCTGCACTCCACCAATGGTCAAACCAATACCGAGTTTATACGGatacattttaaaacaaactggCAGTTGATGTAATGGGAAAGAAATAGTACCGAATGTATTCGACGTTGGCTGCAATGTGATACTTTGCACCAGGATCGAAATCGACTTCTGATCTTGTCACTGGTGACCGGATGCCTTGGTACTCCTCACTTATCGCatgtaaaaaacattttagtaatcattttcaattgagAATGTAATGACTCGAAATGCTAACCGTAGTTTCCACCAGTGACAATTGTAATCCGCTGATGAAATGGACCCATCAAACACGTCCCAACGCCATTTATCCATGATGTAAGCGAATGGGAAAAAGGCAATCTTATCCAAGGCCGTCAGCAACAGATAATTAATGGTGGCTTCATGATCTTGCGGGGATGATTTGTCCAGCAAGCCAATTTCTTTGAGACTGTATGCGAAAACAAATAGAAGATTTGGTTTAACAGCGAACAgtcaaatcaaattgtttcGATTTTGATTTACTGTTTGGTAGTTTGGACAGAGAGAGCTAGTGCATCGCCAACCGCTTCGTGAAATCCTatcgaaaaataattaacatcTCGAAACATacaaaatgtaataaaaaccGAAACCTGAATTGGCTCCTTCTCGATAAACTAGCGGCTGGTGTTTGTACTGCAGAAAGTATTGAATGTGTCCCATTTCGTGGTGGACAGTGATGAAGTCTTCCATGTCGACCCGAGTACACTGCTTGATACGGAAATCTTTTCCGTTGCAAAAATCCCAAGCTGAAGCGTGGCAAACGATTTCTCTGTCGGTCGGTTTCTCGATGATAGATCCACTCCAGAACTCTGGAGGAGTAGGAAGTAAACCCAACGAGGTAAAGAAATCCTCAgacatttgaaacattttcttcggAGTATAGCCCTGAAATGGATACATCAACATTAATCATACACGTTAAATAAAAGGCGATGATTACTCACCTGCTTTAGCATTTCCGGTGTGACATCTACCGACATTTTGCCAGGGTACGGTATTACTAATTCATTGATATTTGCCCACGCTTGCGCCCACATATTGCCCAGCAAATGAGCAGGAATCGGTTGATTCTTGGGGACCTTGTCCTCGCCATAATGAGCTCTCAGTTTAGCACGGACGTACGCATGCAGCTGTAGGTAAAATGGTTTTATAGTTTGCCACAATCCTTCGATATCTTTCTTGAACGTGTCAGACTCGTAGTTGCGTAACCAGTAAGCTCCAGTGTCACTGAAAtctaaaattcaaaatctcATCTAATATGCTAAAATGAAACATTACATTTGATTAACTGTTCATTCGCGCAGCTTCATTGCTCAACTCAACGAATCGTTCATAGTGACTGCGCATTTTCCCGCCACTCTGTTGATGCCACTGATGCCAAACatgtttcaattcttcaaaaTTCCGGCTAGAGCGCATTTTCTCGGTTAAATCTAAAAAACAATCACGTGAGCATAAATTGGTTTATAGCAGTTTCGCTTATCATTTAACAACTGGTGTACATTTTAACCTTACCAGGATCCAGGCTGAGACCACAATCAGCCGGATTGGTGTACGAACAGATTTTGGCCGTGCTGTAAATTTTCTCCATTCCGTCGATAGATTTGCGGTACTAAAGGGTTCCCGCATTGACGGAATAAATGATTACGTTCTAGTTTTTTCTGaaacgggttttttttttttacaccatGCAGTGCCTACCTGTGTCAGTTTTTCTTCAGGAAGCGCAGATGGTCCCAATAcagaaagaagacgaaattTGCGTTTCAAATCGGGGTCAGTGAAGAGTTCCCAATTGAAACTGGTGATATTTTTCCAGGCTTCTTTTTCGAATCGGGCAGCCACTAGACTGTGTTCTAGctgcattcattttttaaaattagaaatttgttTAAGGACGGGGAATGTTTTTGTTCGTTAAGTTTCATCTGCACTAAGAGGAAcattgaaatgaaataatagCGAACCTTAAGGCGTTCATTTTCCGTCGTGATATCCGACGCATATCTCCATTCGGCGATATTAGTTTGGTAACACATATCAGAAGCCCTCAGGTTGTGGAACGAGAGGAAATCTTTGGCAAGCGCCTCATCTTTGTCCACTGATCGTTTTTTTCGCAACAATCCATCCGCCCTTCACAAGAGATAAGGTCACTTGATGTTTATCTGCACTGATCGTGCAATAAACAGGTAATTTCATGCTTACCACTCGTCATCTTCCGGTCCTTTAACGTGAATGGAATTGGTCAGGCTAACCAAAATACAGCAACTGATGATAACACCATGAAAGTACATTTTCCTTTGAAGGAAAAGctgccaataaaaaaaacaaaagaaaacgatcaaTAATTGGATTAAAACAACCAGGTGAATCGGTTTACGCGCGGAAGTGGTAAAGGGAAAACCTCAGAAATCGCGACCGATGCAAACACGAACCAGCACAACAAGACACTGATTCTCaagtgagaaagaaaaaggatttttttttgttgtctatATTTTCCCCTACAGGGTTTAAAAGGCGGGTTCGTAGCTGTGACGTTGGGCAAACCCACTTACAATTTGTGGCCCTCAAGCGATTTTGAATGCCGCGTTCCTCTCTGTTCTCTACGGCAcgctatttttcaaataacctTGGCTCATATTACGAGGTTCAGCAACCGAAACCTGTCTAAACACACGAACGTGTCGTGAAGCGCGATCTTTCGTCTATATCCCACACCGGTCACGAATCGAGTGCTAGACACAGCAACATTCGAGAGGTGATGAAGGAAACGAACCAACCGCAAAAAATGTTCTCTTAGCAATGATTACGGAAGccaaacaagcaaaaaactAGCTTTTTCCCTCCCATATGTACAAGCAAAAGCAACTGCACGATCGAGTGCAACTGTTTCAACAACGTGTGAAAATATGCTCGCATCTGACGGAGCGATGCGTCATTATCTGTCTGGTTTCAGAAGGCGAAAGTGCAATTCAATTCTTCTGTGATTTCCttgtttacttttgttttctactcGCATCGTAGAAATACATTCCTGGCATTGAGACGCGCACGAAACGTGCGTTGGCATTCAATCGACGAAGACCTCGTATGTTTTACTCAGATACACGACGATTTTGAAAAGAACAATACCTGGTTATTCCAACAATTTCCGGCATCTGGGCTGACCCCACAGTTTTCGATGCGTTAAGTTTGTCAATAAACAAACGCGGGTAATTGAAAATTCCTCCCATTCACGGCCTTAGACGACTATGCTGGCAGAAAATAAATGCCTAAAACAAAtgtacgtttaaaaaaaagaaacccgaaTGTAGCTTAAATGTTAAAAAGAGATACCGTGGGATAACACAATTTGAGCTCTTGACAACAGGTTCCCAGTTGGAAAATTGGCAGTTGCGTATTCCGAGTTGCTTTCTGAAGAAATGGTCCTGTGCATTCCGAATGATATTCAACAATTAGTAGTAGtgttttaaacatcttttattcatttagaCATACTTACGTTAGAACTACTTTCTTCCCAGTAGTTCGATGtatttaacattttgtttcaagaaaaaattatCTGTTGAAAGAAGATTAgataatggaaaaaaaactgaggCGACGAATGTTTTTCGTCGTTCTGGATTTTCTCACCTTGTTTGTCCAGGCTCATTCTAATTCCCATCTGATTTCAATTCCATGACAaatgacttaaaaaaaaaaaaaggctctcTGTAATGGATAGGAGCCATGAAATTGTCAACAAATGAGATTAAGTGCATTACTCAATGCAAGCCACTGAGGCTTTCCAGCCGCACACTCTTGTTTTCTAAAgcgaaaaactaaaaaatttaaaaaaagcttACCTTTTCCATCGGTAGGCACAAAATTAACGTTGATTCAAATAATGTCCgagcatttttatttaatacacGTTAGTTCTGTATCATTATATCTTACGAAAAAGAATTAGTTTAAAAACTAACTTGGGCATGTCTACGGGCACCTCCGGGATCACACCGGGTTCAATTTtccttagatgcaattggtgAACGAATTCGGATTCAAGTCTTCGAACCTGAAAAACCCATCGCAAACGCCGTTTTTCACACTAGGGATGAGCTCTTGATGGTCTCGGATCAGCCAGGCCAAACCGCAACCGCACGCAAACGGGTCTAAcaattaaacaacaaaacccAAGCGTGAGAACGTTTAAGAAAGAACATTACATTTTATGCATGGGATTGGAGGTACTCAAATAATTAGAATTTACTTCCAGTGACGAGGACTTGACCGCCTTCACCATCCGGCAATGCCGCCATTTGTTGCAGCATTGATTTGAAAACATCTTCTCTAAATTCTTTTAATTGATTGTACTCCAAGTTGAATTGAGCCACCGAGAAATCACCTGTCAAAacacaaattaaaattttaaaaatccacaTTAGGCTGAGGAATAAAGACACGTTTACCTTGGAAAGCCTCTCCTTCGATAGCAGAAAGGGAAATACTTTTAAGACTGACTAATCGTACGGGCGCACTGAACATC
This region includes:
- the LOC130697000 gene encoding putative defense protein 3; translation: MQSFFVFVLALTISHVTGHPHGAPTTACNTMYPLHKHNPQKSPCPFETKPYQAEMFSNSSLRIALHTLSLTASSDSSDGSSSSSETTVDSFKGYMIMAFELPSENAVALGTFQVHNDSHTIDCHGLHQNAATHSSKSHKNIVHLTWTPPTDFAGDVIFKTTYVASKKLFWVNQVSSPVRVKLAVSREDEISAKTFLMPNDISEAKLYEEIAYLESSQYISLWVICSLFIVGFSCAVLAKLILASHAKKYATLESI
- the LOC130696982 gene encoding angiotensin-converting enzyme-like — protein: MYFHGVIISCCILVSLTNSIHVKGPEDDEWADGLLRKKRSVDKDEALAKDFLSFHNLRASDMCYQTNIAEWRYASDITTENERLKLEHSLVAARFEKEAWKNITSFNWELFTDPDLKRKFRLLSVLGPSALPEEKLTQYRKSIDGMEKIYSTAKICSYTNPADCGLSLDPDLTEKMRSSRNFEELKHVWHQWHQQSGGKMRSHYERFVELSNEAARMNNFSDTGAYWLRNYESDTFKKDIEGLWQTIKPFYLQLHAYVRAKLRAHYGEDKVPKNQPIPAHLLGNMWAQAWANINELVIPYPGKMSVDVTPEMLKQGYTPKKMFQMSEDFFTSLGLLPTPPEFWSGSIIEKPTDREIVCHASAWDFCNGKDFRIKQCTRVDMEDFITVHHEMGHIQYFLQYKHQPLVYREGANSGFHEAVGDALALSVQTTKHLKEIGLLDKSSPQDHEATINYLLLTALDKIAFFPFAYIMDKWRWDVFDGSISSADYNCHWWKLREEYQGIRSPVTRSEVDFDPGAKYHIAANVEYIRYFVSFVIQFQFYKSMCIAAGQYDPNNPARPLHECDFYRSKEAGAKLGAMLAMGSSRPWPEAMRALTGQDRMDASAFREYFKPLEDWLIAKNKELGEPVGWSSEGMNCQKNAPESTTQDPPTTQRPSSSGQILPHLWIVAFIYSLLYFVF